The following proteins come from a genomic window of Pichia kudriavzevii chromosome 1, complete sequence:
- a CDS encoding uncharacterized protein (PKUD0A11700; similar to Saccharomyces cerevisiae YGR212W (SLI1); ancestral locus Anc_5.119), with protein sequence MSQIDRPLSYTEELFFWRTKLKGYSNFRVAGEYSVDLNPQNVFQALKTMLYQYSPLTTGIVPDKTQKLGYRVSLLSRVMFSDVVEFVEDESLNTNISKILDRYHTMYFNFDDCTPLWKLKIINEKYVLVFFDHTFFDGTSGKNFHIEFSNALAEQKTTESGPSEGMDTVLFDRSLTDPEKYQIFPPPKDIIDYNGSIITQLKSVFEAVAPKPITNWLKYWFGGNPYAGQMTYHPILGKDIRLFPNDKDSSPRNVFLNAEDVNKLIQLTRAHNVKMTSLVVLLAHLSISNFIVDSRDSLTSVPVNVRSEIDIEKAERLCPTFSDKFGIYMSGLDIELPAILKVCPEREINWDAVEYIHARIHKKSKSSKYRFGPLQYADTKKFLVENIEKREKYTLEVSNVGMVSSCSPNLLYLWFDQPPESFGVNMASTVNGANFTLRTYNSSHIDEFADGFEKLLRRLLDE encoded by the coding sequence ATGTCACAAATTGATAGACCGCTAAGCTACACTGAAGAGTTATTCTTCTGGAGAACCAAACTTAAGGGCTACTCTAACTTCAGAGTTGCCGGTGAATACTCAGTTGACTTGAACCCTCAGAATGTTTTCCAAGCTTTGAAAACAATGTTATACCAGTACAGCCCATTAACAACAGGAATTGTCCCCGATAAAACACAAAAATTAGGATATCGAGTTTCCCTTCTTTCTAGGGTTATGTTTTCCGATGTGGTAgagtttgttgaagatgagtCTTTGAATACGAACATCAGCAAGATTTTAGACAGATATCATACAATGTacttcaattttgatgattGCACTCCGTTGTGGAAGCTCAAGATTATCAATGAGAAGTACGTCTTGGTATTCTTTGATCATACATTTTTCGACGGTACATCTGGAAAGAATTTCCATATcgaattttcaaatgcCTTGGCAGAACAAAAGACAACTGAAAGTGGACCATCTGAAGGAATGGACACCGTTTTATTTGACAGGTCACTGACGGACCCagaaaaatatcagataTTCCCACCACCAAAGGATATAATAGACTATAATGGATCAATCATTACACAACTCAAATCAGTATTCGAGGCGGTTGCACCTAAGCCAATCACCAACTGGTTGAAATATTGGTTTGGAGGCAATCCTTATGCAGGTCAGATGACATACCATCCAATATTGGGTAAAGACATTCGATTGTTTCCAAATGATAAAGATAGTAGCCCTCGaaatgttttcttgaatGCTGAAGATGTTAACAAGTTAATCCAACTGACCAGAGCTCATAACGTTAAAATGACCTCATTGGTTGTGTTATTGGCACACTTAAGTATAAGTAACTTTATTGTTGACAGCAGGGACAGCCTTACATCTGTTCCAGTGAACGTGAGATCCGAGATTGACATAGAAAAGGCTGAAAGACTTTGTCCTACTTTCTCCGATAAATTTGGTATATATATGAGTGGTCTAGACATTGAATTACCAGCTATTCTTAAAGTTTGTCCAGAGAGGGAGATCAACTGGGACGCGGTGGAGTATATTCATGCTAGGATACACAAGAAgtccaaatcttcaaaatatcgATTTGGACCACTCCAGTACGCAGATACCAAGAAGTTCCTAGTGgagaatattgaaaaacGAGAAAAGTACACTCTTGAGGTCTCAAACGTTGGCATGGTATCATCTTGTAGTCCCAATCTTTTGTATTTGTGGTTTGATCAACCACCAGAGAGTTTCGGCGTTAATATGGCAAGTACCGTTAACGGCGCAAATTTTACACTAAGAACATATAACTCTTCACACATTGACGAGTTTGCAGACgggtttgaaaaattgttaAGGCGTTTATTGGACGAGTGA
- a CDS encoding uncharacterized protein (PKUD0A11740; similar to Saccharomyces cerevisiae YHR042W (NCP1); ancestral locus Anc_5.292), whose protein sequence is MDPLDQSVLIAILVALIAYFTKGKLWGGDATNDAIEKMGSFGGNTSDLVATMKKNGKKAVVFYGSQTGTAEDYALKFAKEFQSKFKVPTMTADLADVSFENFENIQKEIPDFKLAAFFMATYGEGEPTDNAVEFFDYLENECENLDSLKFVCFGLGNSTYEFYNAIGKKTASKLAEKGAELVGELGLGDDGKGTMDEDYLSWKEQLFDVVKATFHLDEQAVKYEPSIQTTESSDLDISSSTVSLGEPNSSYVNPVTDEDKNSLRFGPFNHTHPYLAPIINTKELFNSKDRHCIHAEFDLSDTNLKYSTGDHVAIWPSNSNQKVSKFLDILGLEKKKDQVIELKSLDPTVHLPFPSPTTYDAVLRHYLEISGPVSRQFVKSISQFCPNEKTKHALLEISDDKDLFNKSVTNKYLNIADCLAMLSEGEPWKDVPFSFIIESVAKLQPRYYSISSSSSMEKQKIHITAVVEQEKPEGCDHYVTGVATNLLLNIKKEQHKDKDLELIETYDLEGPRNKFHSKLPIHIRRSTFKLPSNPATPVIMVGPGTGAAPFRGFIREKVKQVENGNKVGDILFFFGCRNSTEDFIYKEEWTEYSKKLDSKFSMVTAFSRETEKKVYVQDKILENSARVVQLLDQGAFLYVCGDASNMAKGVQQTLVKVYQTEKKVTEEIATNMIKQLRVNNRYQEDVW, encoded by the coding sequence ATGGACCCACTTGATCAGTCTGTCTTAATTGCTATTTTGGTGGCCCTTATTGCTTATTTTACGAAAGGTAAACTTTGGGGTGGTGATGCCACAAACGATGCCATTGAAAAGATGGGTTCCTTTGGTGGCAATACGAGTGATCTAGTAGCAACCATGAAGAAGAACGGCAAAAAGGCTGTTGTTTTCTACGGTTCCCAAACAGGTACGGCAGAAGATTATGCTCTGAAATTTGCCAAAGAGTTCCAATCTAAGTTCAAAGTCCCTACAATGACTGCAGACTTGGCTGATGtttcatttgaaaacttcgagaatatccaaaaagaGATTCCTGACTTTAAGTTGGCTGCATTTTTCATGGCCACATATGGTGAAGGTGAACCAACCGATAACGCCGTGGAATTTTTTGACTACCTTGAGAATGAATGTGAAAATTTAGATTCTCTCAAGTTTGTCTGTTTTGGTTTAGGTAATTCAACCTACGAGTTTTACAATGCAATTGGAAAGAAAACTGCATCAAAATTGGCAGAAAAAGGTGCTGAATTAGTGGGTGAGTTGGGGTTAGGAGATGATGGTAAAGGTACTATGGATGAAGATTACCTTTCTTGGAAGGAACAATTATTTGACGTTGTGAAGGCTACGTTTCATTTAGATGAACAAGCAGTTAAATATGAACCATCCATCCAAACTACAGAAAGTTCTGATCTCGacatttcttcttcaaccgTTTCGTTAGGTGAACCGAACTCAAGTTATGTAAATCCTGTTACAGATGAAGACAAGAATTCACTTAGGTTTGGCCCATTTAACCACACACATCCATATTTGGCACCTATAATTAACACGAAAGAGCTATTCAATTCCAAGGATAGGCACTGTATTCATGCGGAATTCGACCTGTCAGAcacaaatttgaaatactCTACTGGTGATCACGTTGCCATCTGGCCATCAAACTCCAACCAAAAGGTCTCGAAGTTCCTAGATATACTAGGacttgagaaaaagaaggatcAAGTTATTGAACTGAAATCATTAGACCCTACTGTCCATTTACCATTTCCATCCCCAACCACTTACGACGCTGTTTTAAGACACTACTTAGAGATTTCAGGTCCAGTTTCGAGACAATTTGTCAAATCTATCTCCCAATTTTGTCCTAATGAAAAGACCAAACATGCCCTATTAGAGATTTCTGATGATAAGGATTTGTTCAACAAGTCTGTCACCAATAAATATCTTAATATTGCAGACTGTTTAGCAATGTTAAGTGAAGGTGAACCGTGGAAAGATgttccattttcttttatcaTTGAGTCGGTAGCAAAATTACAACCCCGTTACTACtcgatttcttcatcttcatctatggaaaagcaaaaaattCATATTACTGCAGTTgttgaacaagaaaaaccaGAAGGATGTGACCACTATGTTACCGGTGTTGCCACCAACTTGTTGCTGAACATTAAGAAAGAGCAACATAAAGATAAAGACTTGGAATTAATTGAAACCTATGACCTGGAAGGTCCAAGAAATAAGTTCCACAGTAAACTTCCGATTCATATCAGAAGATCTACTTTCAAATTGCCTTCCAACCCAGCTACCCCTGTCATTATGGTAGGACCGGGTACAGGTGCTGCACCATTCAGGGGGTTCATAAGAGAGAAAGTcaaacaagttgaaaatggcaATAAGGTGGGCGacattcttttcttctttggctGCAGAAATTCAACCGAAGACTTCATCTACAAGGAAGAATGGACTGAATACTCTAAGAAGCTGGACAGCAAGTTTAGTATGGTCACAGCATTCTCCAGAGAAACGGAGAAAAAAGTTTATGTTCAGGACAAAATCTTAGAAAATTCTGCCAGAGTAGTACAGCTATTAGATCAAGGCGCATTTCTTTATGTCTGTGGTGATGCTTCAAACATGGCAAAAGGTGTCCAACAAACCTTGGTCAAAGTCTATCAGACCGAAAAGAAAGTTACTGAAGAAATTGCAACTAACATGATCAAGCAATTGAGGGTTAATAATAGATATCAAGAAGATGTTTGGTAG
- a CDS encoding uncharacterized protein (PKUD0A11710; Pfam Domains: AATase(3.1e-13)), protein MKNSRPISYTEKLYFWRTKLGGYSNFRFVGEYSIELNAQNVFQALETMLYKYSPLTAGMLPTNDESLGYHISLISKVKYGDVVEFITDEALEGNVTGILDKYHSVHFNFDDCTPLWKLKIINGKYALFFCDHAFFDGTSGKNFHIEFSNALAEQKTTESGPSEGMDTVLFDRSLTDPEKYQIFPPPKDIIDYNGSIITQLKSILEAVAPKPITNWLKYWFGGNPYAKLMTYNPLLGNDLKLIPDDKIGDSVNVFLNPTEVKKMIQLARNHNVKMTSLVVLLAQLSIRDFISDDKDSLISVPINLRSEIDNEKAKKLCANFSDKFGIYMSGIEIELPAIKKICPGGEIDWKLAEYIHNEIHQRAKSSKYRWGLAKYIDPKKYIEGYISKRERETLEVSNVGIVSNCSPILLHLWFDQPPEGFSINMASTANGANLTLRSYNAAHIEKFASEFERLLRGLLEKKE, encoded by the coding sequence ATGAAAAACAGCAGGCCAATCAGTTATACTGAAAAGCTTTACTTTTGGAGAACTAAACTTGGCGGATATTCCAATTTTAGATTTGTAGGTGAATATTCGATTGAATTAAATGCCCAGAATGTCTTTCAAGCTTTGGAGACAATGCTATACAAGTATAGCCCATTAACTGCAGGAATGCTTCCAACTAATGACGAGTCTCTGGGTTATCATATATCTCTAATTTCTAAAGTCAAATACGgagatgttgttgaatttatcacAGACGAGGCTTTAGAAGGGAACGTTACTGGAATTCTAGACAAATATCATTCAGTACacttcaattttgatgattGCACTCCGTTGTGGAAGCTCAAGATTATCAATGGGAAGTACGCCTTGTTCTTTTGCGATCACGCATTTTTCGACGGTACATCTGGAAAGAATTTCCATATcgaattttcaaatgcCTTGGCAGAACAAAAGACAACTGAAAGTGGACCATCTGAAGGAATGGACACCGTTTTATTTGACAGGTCACTGACGGACCCagaaaaatatcagataTTCCCACCACCAAAGGATATAATAGACTACAATGGATCAATCATTACACAACTCAAATCAATATTGGAGGCGGTTGCACCTAAGCCAATCACCAACTGGTTGAAATATTGGTTTGGAGGCAATCCATATGCCAAACTGATGACATATAACCCACTTCTGGGTAAtgatttgaagttgatcCCTGATGACAAAATTGGTGATTCAGTGAACGTCTTTCTAAATCCTACAGAAGTAAAAAAGATGATCCAATTAGCCAGAAACCATAATGTTAAAATGACCTCATTAGTTGTACTATTGGCACAATTGAGTATTCGTGATTTCATCAGCGACGACAAAGATAGTTTAATCTCTGTTCCAATTAATCTTAGATCTGAAATTGACAatgaaaaggcaaagaaaTTATGTGCTAATTTCTCTGACAAGTTTGGAATTTACATGAGTGGTATTGAAATCGAGTTGCCTGCAATCAAGAAGATTTGTCCGGGTGGGGAGATTGACTGGAAGTTGGCTGAATACATTCACAATGAGATTCACCAGAGAGCGAAGTCTTCCAAGTACCGTTGGGGTTTGGCTAAATATATCGATCCTAAGAAATATATCGAAGGATACATTTCGAAGAGAGAGAGGGAGACACTTGAGGTTTCTAATGTTGGTATAGTGTCAAATTGTAGTCCAATTCTTCTGCATTTATGGTTTGACCAACCACCCGAAGGTTTTAGTATCAATATGGCAAGTACTGCAAATGGTGCCAATCTTACTCTGAGGTCCTACAATGCTGCTCATATAGAAAAGTTTGCAAGTGAGTTTGAGAGGTTGCTTAGAGGACTgttggagaagaaagaataG
- a CDS encoding uncharacterized protein (PKUD0A11760; similar to Saccharomyces cerevisiae YHR081W (LRP1); ancestral locus Anc_5.373) has product METEAMTSLLNSLSDIVNEVTSKLKGDILETPLCETLEELTRAGEAKQLQTVTELEQAKLLNLYSYILVTLQFTSQKLRGARIDNNSEIMQEIKKVKDFMDRVKTAEDGLTRKNNKERAMEEQSEKLIQKHINGQEPAVSNVHFQGNKMKPEGNHVRFDNSKTKETTPKKETESSSVKVEERLNKKNSKNKTQQKVSKPKSNRKRK; this is encoded by the coding sequence ATGGAGACAGAAGCAATGACCAGTCTTTTGAATAGTTTAAGTGATATAGTGAACGAAGTCACATCAAAGCTAAAGGGTGACATTTTGGAGACACCATTATGTGAAACATTGGAAGAACTCACTAGAGCAGGCGAAGCCAAACAACTTCAAACAGTGACTGAGCTTGAGCAAGccaaattgttgaatttgtatTCCTATATCTTGGTTACTTTACAGTTTACCAGTCAGAAATTAAGAGGTGCAAGGATAGATAACAATTCGGAAATCATGCAGGAAATTAAGAAAGTCAAAGATTTCATGGACAGAGTGAAGACAGCAGAGGATGGTTTaacaaggaaaaataataaagagAGGGCGATGGAAGAACAGTCTGAAAAATTAATCCAGAAGCATATAAATGGACAGGAGCCAGCAGTCTCCAATGTCCATTTCCAGGGCAACAAGATGAAACCCGAGGGAAATCATGTACGATTTGATAATTCAAAGACCAAAGAAACTACTCCAAAGAAGGAAACTGAGAGCAGTTCTGTAAAGGTCGAAGAACGgttaaacaaaaagaatagtaaaaataaaaccCAACAAAAGGTATCTAAGCCAAAAAGCAACCGGAAGAGAAAATAG
- a CDS encoding uncharacterized protein (PKUD0A11720; similar to Saccharomyces cerevisiae YML121W (GTR1); ancestral locus Anc_8.855) produces MNLPGFTGQLNHKNTGMSSGKKLLLMGRSGSGKSSMRSIIFSNYSAFDTRRLGATIDVEHSNLRFLNNMTLNLWDCGGQDVFMDNFLNKTDDSSNDNGSANNIFRKCEVLIHVFDVESKEVAKDINTFKRVLENLSKFSPNVKIFILIHKIDLVQSNKRQELFQLMYNNLKNIAFNEYGFKISGFATSIWDESLYKAWSSIVCSLIPNVAVYEHHLAKLIQIIDAREIILFEKTTFLVISSMNKSKSNSINNDAPLSNSLIQPVDNLDPKRFEKISNIVKTYKQSVNKIRSNFRNLILHGKNSSIYLDILTSNIYIMVIMENKMGKDDNYEIDNENMLTEDIKIARHLFEKIENKTVN; encoded by the coding sequence atgaatttacCAGGATTTACTGGACAACTCAATCACAAAAACACAGGCATGTCGTCAGGAAAGAAATTGTTGCTAATGGGCCGCTCAGGCTCGGGTAAATCTTCAATGAGATCCATaatcttctccaattaTTCTGCATTTGATACACGTAGATTAGGCGCAACAATTGATGTCGAACACTCCAATCTACGGTTCTTAAACAATATGACTTTGAACTTGTGGGATTGTGGTGGACAAGATGTATTCATGGAtaattttctcaacaaaaCCGAcgattcttcaaatgataaTGGCTCTGCCAACAatattttcagaaaatgtGAAGTTTTGATTCATGtctttgatgttgaaagtAAAGAAGTCGCCAAGGATATTAATACTTTCAAACGAGTTTTGGAGAACTTGAGTAAGTTTTCTCCCAACGTTAAAATCTTTATTCTTATCcataaaattgatttagTCCAGTCGAATAAAAGGCAGGAATTGTTTCAGCTGATGTATAACAATTTAAAGAATATTGCGTTTAATGAATATGGTTTTAAAATCAGCGGCTTTGCTACATCTATTTGGGATGAAAGTTTGTACAAAGCATGGTCATCTATTGTATGCTCATTGATACCCAATGTAGCTGTCTATGAACATCATTTGGCGAAATTGATCCAAATCATAGATGCTAGGGAAATCAtcttatttgaaaaaactacATTTCTAGTGATATCATCGATGAACAAAAGTAAATCAAATAGTATTAATAACGATGCACCCCTGTCAAACTCTTTGATACAACCGGTGGATAATTTAGATCCTAAAAGATTCGAAAAAATCTCTAATATCGTTAAAACCTATAAACAAAGTGTAAATAAAATCAGGTCAAACTTTAGAAATTTGATTCTACATGGGAAAAATTCATCGATATATCTAGACATTTTGACCTCTAATATTTATATAATGGTTATtatggaaaataaaatggGGAAGGATGATAACTATGAAATAGACAACGAAAATATGTTAACCGAAGATATCAAGATTGCCAGACatttatttgagaaaattgaaaacaaaactgTCAATTGA
- a CDS encoding uncharacterized protein (PKUD0A11750; similar to Saccharomyces cerevisiae YDR329C (PEX3); ancestral locus Anc_5.372) codes for MFGYLRQVYQRHKKKLVIATGVAAFSYLISIYVRHKLKDFQEQLKEENATRELIKKRFTQTQKDCYMTFLSFLPVLIEPIYKELDVEQITKELKLIRKNKNTSLDDKSELSSSDITSSSNLNRIKERMGEGQTKSNARKNKVELWQDLKHKSITRFLTIIYSETLLIILLHLQLNIISRKSYLKTALKLASNNQGIKLIDLEKNMDSPEMDIDDTDEDLPEQAFLSFTWWLLNKGSMELKSIITESVESTFSGVSLRQELSIEEFDNLILQVQKDVDSRILEGSCLTEGGERFGLENLLLPSPEDEFTLLQNTNTVKFISSFNANVSNAQILQKMNSELKGYLRGSQVAQLVRVISSLGISNILDRVHDGLLHKNVSTDDAKGVSDLQESADERNKDTPKREDSWKLALILATLTPQTKELTNRHVDNSILYTMNNVSGLDDLSASVYSNFDL; via the coding sequence ATGTTCGGATATCTTAGGCAAGTTTATCAACGTCACAAAAAGAAGCTTGTTATTGCTACAGGTGTCGCCGCCTTCTCATACTTGATTAGCATATACGTTCGCCATAAACTTAAGGATTTTCAGGAACAgttaaaggaagaaaatgcCACTCGGGAATTAATAAAGAAGAGATTTACTCAAACACAAAAAGATTGCTATATGActtttttgtcttttttgCCTGTTTTAATAGAGCCCATATATAAAGAATTGGATGTTGAACAAATTACGAAAgagttgaagttgataagaaagaacaaaaacacGTCTTTGGATGATAAAAGTGAATTGAGTAGCTCCGATATTACAAGTAGCTCTAACCTCAACAGAATAAAAGAACGTATGGGAGAAGGACAGACGAAGAGCAACGCAAGGAAGAATAAAGTTGAATTGTGGCAAGACCTAAAGCATAAATCAATCACAAGATTTCTAACTATTATTTACTCTGAAACCTTACTTATAATATTATTACATTTGCAACTGAACATTATATCTAGAAAATCATATTTGAAGACGGCATTAAAGTTAGCGTCGAATAACCAAGGCATCAAGTTAATTGacttggaaaaaaatatggataGCCCAGAGATGGATATTGATGACACCGATGAAGATCTACCGGAGCAAGCCTTCTTGTCATTCACATGGTGGTTACTAAACAAGGGGTCGATGGAACTCAAAAGTATTATAACTGAAAGCGTAGAAAGTACGTTCAGTGGAGTTAGCTTGCGACAAGAACTATCAATTGAGGAATTTGATAACTTGATACTTCAAGTTCAGAAGGATGTTGATTCCAGGATCCTAGAAGGTTCTTGTCTAACAGAAGGGGGAGAAAGATTTGGATTAGAAAATTTATTGTTGCCATCTCCTGAGGATGAATTCACTTTGCTGCAGAATACCAACACTGTGAAGTTTATTTCGTCTTTTAATGCAAATGTTTCTAATGCACagattttacaaaaaatgaataGCGAACTAAAAGGGTATCTTAGAGGATCACAGGTTGCTCAGCTTGTCCGAGTCATATCTTCCTTAGGTATATCTAATATTCTGGATCGTGTCCATGATGGTCTTCTTCACAAAAACGTCAGTACAGATGATGCCAAGGGTGTATCAGATTTACAAGAAAGTGCTGATGAGAGAAATAAAGACACGccaaaaagagaagattcATGGAAACTAGCTCTTATTTTAGCAACACTAACACCCCAGACCAAGGAACTTACGAACCGTCATGTTGACAATAGTATACTTTACACAATGAACAATGTCTCAGGTCTTGATGATCTCAGTGCTAGTGTTTACTCTAACTTTGATTTGTAA
- a CDS encoding uncharacterized protein (PKUD0A11730; similar to Saccharomyces cerevisiae YHR088W (RPF1); ancestral locus Anc_5.385): MAPINNDSLKHIKNKQRRQQVFAQLKHEQNKTRHKERQARARAERENPELREKRLIENVPETIDSKRVYDETVNVEMEGEDNFDSYFKEGVEPKVLITTNANAKRPAYEFAAMMVEIIPNSSFVKRQRKYTIKDMAEYCSNRDFTDLIVINEDKKVVNGMTFVHLPEGPTFYFSISSLIERKRITGHGQPTGHVPELVLNNFTTRLGQSVSRLFQSLFPHRPEFEGRQVVTLHNQRDFIFFRMHRYIFKNEEKVGLQELGPQFTLKLRRIQRGIRQDIEWEYKTELEKDKRKFYL; this comes from the coding sequence ATGGCTCCCATTAATAATGACTCTTTGAAACATATCAAGAACAAGCAAAGAAGGCAACAGGTCTTTGCACAACTAAAACATGAACAAAATAAGACTCGTCATAAAGAACGTCAAGCCAGAGCCAGAGCAGAACGGGAGAACCCAGAATTAAGAGAAAAGAGGCTCATCGAAAATGTTCCAGAAACTATAGACTCCAAGAGAGTATATGATGAAACTGTGAATGTAGAGATGGAAGGTGAGGATAACTTTGATAGTTACTTCAAGGAAGGTGTTGAACCGAAAGTTTTAATCACAACTAATGCAAATGCGAAAAGACCAGCATATGAATTTGCGGCGATGATGGTTGAAATAATACCTAActcttcttttgtaaaAAGACAGAGAAAATATACGATAAAAGATATGGCAGAATATTGTTCCAATAGAGACTTTACAGATTTAATTGTCATCAATGAAGACAAGAAAGTCGTCAATGGTATGACTTTTGTTCACTTACCAGAAGGTCCAACCTTTTATTTTAGCATTTCTTCGTTgattgaaagaaagagaataaCAGGTCATGGTCAACCAACAGGCCATGTTCCAGAATTAGTGTTAAACAATTTCACAACAAGACTAGGTCAATCTGTTTCAAGATTATTCCAGTCACTCTTTCCACACAGACCCGAATTCGAAGGTAGACAAGTTGTAACTTTGCATAATCAAAGagactttattttttttagaatGCATCgttatattttcaaaaatgaggaaaaagtGGGATTACAAGAGCTTGGTCCACAGTTTACGCTGAAATTAAGAAGAATACAGAGAGGTATCAGACAGGACATTGAGTGGGAGTACAAAACAGAGTTGGAAAAGGACAAGAGAAAATTCTATTTGTAA